A region of Vigna radiata var. radiata cultivar VC1973A chromosome 6, Vradiata_ver6, whole genome shotgun sequence DNA encodes the following proteins:
- the LOC106764163 gene encoding uncharacterized protein LOC106764163: MFHPQRDQQPTISFPLSNEKGHTTTHSYDAWGATNSCLVASKKPPKSYQNCHSCNDMEVQFGTGSKVDDESGMCSPPLWSTSPSKSPHHRKNHYRCLSPASKTQAIARGQRELMEMVKNMSESSYELSLKDLVEHPRVEVGQEKGVKGVKGVKGVEEAEERKLNNKNVHARMVDKKGQVKRSGKIDSGGFYLKMVFPMSLGSKKKTKNEALVNNSPNKVSPRTSVSEGSAKGVDKDWWKKSLSASGGESDSGVSSINSGSMKSSASSNSSSSSRSNSRHEVSGSSCWPFMRRLEIQSQK, translated from the exons atgttTCATCCGCAAAGAGACCAACAACCCACGATTTCTTTTCCTCTGTCGAATGAAAAAGGACACACAACAACTCATAGTTATGACGCTTGGGGAGCCACAAACTCTTGTTTAGTAGCTTCAAAGAAGCCACCAAAAAGCTACCAGAATTGTCACAGCTGCAACGACATGGAAGTGCAATTCGGAACAGGGTCAAAGGTGGATGATGAATCTGGCATGTGTTCCCCTCCTTTGTGGTCCACCAGTCCATCAAAGAGTCCCCATCACCGCAAAAACCACTACCGCTGCCTTTCCCCCGCTTCCAAGACTCAAGCCATTGCAAGAGGCCAAAGGGAGCTCATGGAAATGGTTAAGAACATGTCTGAGTCAAGCTACGAGCTTTCTCTTAAAGATCTGGTGGAACACCCCAGAGTCGAAGTTGGACAAGAGAAAGGGGTGAAAGGGGTTAAAGGGGTGAAAGGGGTGGAAGAGGCAGAGGAGAGGAAATTGAACAACAAAAATGTGCATGCTAGGATGGTTGATAAAAAGGGTCAGGTTAAGAGAAGTGGGAAAATTGATAGTGGAGGGTTTTATTTGAAAATGGTGTTTCCAATGTCTCTGGGATCCAAAAAGAAGACCAAGAACGAGGCTTTGGTGAATAATAGTCCAAACAAGGTGTCTCCTAGAACATCGGTTTCTGAAGGATCTGCTAAGGGTGTTGATAAAGATTGGTGGAAGAAGAGCCTTTCAGCATCTGGTGGAGAGAGTGACAGTGGTGTTTCCAGCATTAACAGTGGAAGCATGAAGAGTTCTGCTAGCAGCAACAGTAGCAGTAGTAGCAGAAGTAATAGCAG GCATGAAGTGAGTGGTAGTAGTTGCTGGCCTTTCATGCGAAGACTTGAAATCCAATCACAAAAATAG
- the LOC106763661 gene encoding uncharacterized protein LOC106763661, with the protein MSMAHSCSSSTCNDYRRKHMRSVSSRGDASLICHCGENNVLRTARTTKNRGKQFWGCPRYKLGSENGCNFFRWFSDWGVEESISCELLEANDVRLVKSVEKQGVKQMSDVEKVVVGLQREMKYLVVVFSVLFVMNTIIIAMMMRRA; encoded by the coding sequence ATGTCCATGGCGCATTCTTGTTCCTCTTCAACTTGCAATGACTATCGAAGGAAGCATATGCGTTCTGTTAGCTCTCGTGGAGATGCATCGCTGATCTGCCATTGTGGAGAGAATAATGTGTTGAGGACTGCAAGAACCACCAAGAATCGAGGGAAACAGTTCTGGGGTTGCCCTAGGTATAAGCTGGGGAGTGAAAATGGATGCAACTTCTTCAGATGGTTTAGTGATTGGGGAGTTGAAGAAAGTATTAGCTGTGAGCTTTTGGAAGCAAATGACGTGAGGTTGGTGAAATCTGTTGAAAAGCAAGGTGTTAAGCAGATGTCTGATGTGGAGAAAGTTGTGGTGGGTCTTCAAAGAGAGATGAAATATTTGGTTGTGGTTTTTAGTGTTCTGTTTGTAATGAACACGATTATAATTGCAATGATGATGCGAAGGGCTTGA